A genomic stretch from Penaeus vannamei isolate JL-2024 chromosome 6, ASM4276789v1, whole genome shotgun sequence includes:
- the LOC113823109 gene encoding uncharacterized protein isoform X1, with protein sequence MDYRSLEKLLTCPYNPSHQILPHRMAQHLVKCKKSHPEADMKVCVFNATHVVPTHLYQVHILECPDKAIVERDIYRRREVENKLQAKRQAPRPMIPTHAVCTEEDWDSETVASSYNPTEHIIHREIARPPPPGLGKAGRRQWREVELERIRRLKAGEPIDDLVYPGKPEEQMIGSQLKIPSADTLSHSQSFSRIMSSTSSLVMQSDQPLRRPKIELEPHSRIAANIFHNGSCSSVNSEPKTEEMQAKIEELKKQESKIKSKLKQMKKLEGKKAGGGQLTSEEEAKIAKRSEFEAQLAEVKGKMEELIL encoded by the exons ATGGATTACCGGTCACTGGAGAAGCTGCTGACATGCCCGTACAACCCATCCCATCAGATATTACCACACCGTATGGCACAGCATCTCGTGAAGTGTAAAAAG AGTCACCCTGAAGCTGACATGAAGGTATGTGTCTTTAATGCAACACATGTGGTACCTACTCACCTTTACCAAGTACACATCCTTGAGTGTCCAGATAAAGCTATTGTGGAGAGGGACATCTATAGAA GAAGAGAAGTTGAAAATAAATTGCAAGCTAAGAGGCAAGCCCCAAGACCTATGATACCAACGCATGCTGTATGTACTGAGGAAGACTGGGACTCTGAGACTGTTGCTTCATCTTACAACCCAACAGAGCACATCATTCACCGTGAGATAGCCAG GCCACCACCTCCAGGCTTGGGAAAAGCAGGGAGGAGACAATGGCGTGAGGTGGAGCTGGAACGAATTCGAAGACTGAAAGCTGGAGA ACCCATTGATGATCTGGTATATCCAGGAAAACCAGAAGAGCAGATGATTGGAAGTCAGCTTAAAATTCCCAGTGCGGATACCCTTAGCCATTCCCAGTCTTTCA GCAGAATTATGTCAAGTACTAGTAGCCTGGTAATGCAGAGTGACCAACCTCTTCGTCGACCAAAGATTGAATTGGAACCGCATTCACGAATTGCAGCCAACATATTCCACAATGGTTCCTGCTCCAGTGTCAATTCT GAACCAAAAACTGAGGAAATGCAAGCAAAGATTGAAGAATTGAAAAAACAGGAGAGCAAAATAAAGTCCAAGTTGAAACAGATGAAGAAATTGGAAGGTAAGAAAGCAGGTGGAGGCCAGCTGACATCAGAGGAAGAGGCTAAGATAGCCAAGAGAAGCGAGTTCGAAGCGCAACTTGCTGAagtgaaaggaaaaatggaagaactTATTTTGTAA
- the LOC113823109 gene encoding uncharacterized protein isoform X2 — translation MDYRSLEKLLTCPYNPSHQILPHRMAQHLVKCKKSHPEADMKVCVFNATHVVPTHLYQVHILECPDKAIVERDIYRRREVENKLQAKRQAPRPMIPTHAVCTEEDWDSETVASSYNPTEHIIHREIARPPPPGLGKAGRRQWREVELERIRRLKAGEPIDDLVYPGKPEEQMIGSQLKIPSADTLSHSQSFSRIMSSTSSLVMQSDQPLRRPKIELEPHSRIAANIFHNGSCSSVNSMCQPDSPRERKGRGRGLILAADMAKSLVPGTKN, via the exons ATGGATTACCGGTCACTGGAGAAGCTGCTGACATGCCCGTACAACCCATCCCATCAGATATTACCACACCGTATGGCACAGCATCTCGTGAAGTGTAAAAAG AGTCACCCTGAAGCTGACATGAAGGTATGTGTCTTTAATGCAACACATGTGGTACCTACTCACCTTTACCAAGTACACATCCTTGAGTGTCCAGATAAAGCTATTGTGGAGAGGGACATCTATAGAA GAAGAGAAGTTGAAAATAAATTGCAAGCTAAGAGGCAAGCCCCAAGACCTATGATACCAACGCATGCTGTATGTACTGAGGAAGACTGGGACTCTGAGACTGTTGCTTCATCTTACAACCCAACAGAGCACATCATTCACCGTGAGATAGCCAG GCCACCACCTCCAGGCTTGGGAAAAGCAGGGAGGAGACAATGGCGTGAGGTGGAGCTGGAACGAATTCGAAGACTGAAAGCTGGAGA ACCCATTGATGATCTGGTATATCCAGGAAAACCAGAAGAGCAGATGATTGGAAGTCAGCTTAAAATTCCCAGTGCGGATACCCTTAGCCATTCCCAGTCTTTCA GCAGAATTATGTCAAGTACTAGTAGCCTGGTAATGCAGAGTGACCAACCTCTTCGTCGACCAAAGATTGAATTGGAACCGCATTCACGAATTGCAGCCAACATATTCCACAATGGTTCCTGCTCCAGTGTCAATTCT ATGTGTCAGCCTGACTCCcctagggaaagaaagggaagggggcgagggctTATTCTTGCAGCTGATATGGCAAAATCCCTCGTGCCTG GAACCAAAAACTGA